In Bradyrhizobium guangdongense, the sequence TCACGCCAACTACCCTGCTGTTGCGCGGCCCTCCGCAAGAATTGCAGAGGATAGGCAGCCAACAGAACGAGACCTTGTAGGCCAAAAACTACGACGGCTATCGCGCACGCAACTGGCAGCCAGATGGCCCAAATCCAAGCGCGTCGGCTCTCCCAGACCCAATGACGCTCTGGGGCCCCACCGTGCAGATGGCTACCCTGGGCGAAAGCATAGCCGGAACGGACACGGCGGAGCCACCATTGCCGGAAGCGCGTCATAGCGGCATCGTGAAATCCCATTTCTTTGTCGATCCGCCAGACGGAGGAACCCAGCCGACGAAGCCTAACGCAAAGCTCGGGCTCCTCACCAGCAATCAGATCCTCGCGATATCCACCGACCCGCATCACTGCTGCAAGTTGCATCATGGCATTTCCGCCGCAGTGCTTTACTTCCCCGATCGGGACGTCCCACTCTCTGTCACAAAGCCAGTTGTAGATCGAGCCTTCTGGATTCCGTTCCCGGAGTCGGCCAAATACTGCCGCAACCTCAGGATGTTTATCTAGGAAATCGCTCGCCTCATTAAGCCAGCCTTCGGCCAGCTCACAGTCGCCATCAACGAACTGCACGAAGGACAAATCGGGAGCGAGTTCTTGCAGACGCTGAAGTCCAGCATTGCGGGCACGCGCAGCCGTGAACCCGATGGACAGGTCAAGCTCGACGACCTCGATTCCTTGCTCTCGCGCCCAAGCGACTGACCCATCGCTCGAACCGGAATCGACGTAAACGACCATTTGAACCTGACGAACCGACAAAAGACAGCGCTTGAGCCGTTCACCCTCATTGCGGCCGATCGCCACGGCTCCAAGTATAGCCCGCCGATTGGTCGAACTTCCGTTGATGGCAGCTAGCTCTTGCATCGCGGGTTGCGCCTACTGTGTCGGACGAGTTGCCCAAGCCGTTGAGACCAAGATCCGCATCGTGCTTGCAGCGTGCGCGAGCGCTAGCCGCGCTCGTCTCAAATCGCTCCGCTTCAGCGCGTGACGGGCAGCGGTGAGGCCGTCCGCCACGAAAGTCAAAAAGAACGCGGTAAAAACACCTGCCATTCCGTAGTGCTTGCGGAAATAAAGCAACTCACTTTCAATCTGGAGTGAGGATATTTGTTGAGAGGCATCAAGGGGCGTCCCGTCGGCCTTGGCGCTCTCACCGCCCAGGTGAATGACGCTGACGTGGGGATAGAAAATCACTTCCCATCCTGCCTGGCGCACGCGCCGGCAATGATCCACCTCCTCGGAGTACATGAAAAATCGAGGATCGAACAAGCCGACCTGATCGATCACCTCACGCCTGATAAGATAATAGCAGCCCGGAACCCAATCGCAGGCTCGCGTGGATGCATGGTCCCACTCCAAGTCGTCAATCATTTTCGTATCGGGAAATAAGCGCTGCAAACCCGTCCGGAGAAGAAACGAATTCCAAGGGGTCGGAAAATATCGGCAGCAGGGCTGCAGCGAGCCATCTTCGCCGACTAACTTAACACCGAGCACACCACATCTCGGATGCTGCTCTATGAAGCTGACGGTCTGCGCTAGAGCGTCAGCGCCAACAAAGGCATCGGTGTTGAGAAGAAGAACATAGCGCCCCCGAGCTTTGGTCAACGCAAGATTATTTGCTCTTCCGAAGCCCAGATTGACCTCACTCCGGATCAGCTCAACCTCAGGATAGCGCGCCGAGAGGAGGGCGACGGACTCGTCCTTCGAATTATTGTCGACGACAATTATCTGCAGCCGAAGATTTCCGGCCCCGGCGGCGAGGCTCGCCATCATTCGGTCGATTAAGTGCTGGGTGTTGTAGTTAACGACCAACACACTGACATCTGGAACCGGAGCGAATTCCAAAGTAACGAGCCTTGTCGGAGAAACATCGACTTTTTTCTTACGTTCTGATCCAAATTGCAATGGTGAGCTCAGCGTGTGGTTACCTCAAAACGGTTATTTACCTCTAGCCCTAGAGACGGAGGTTGTTTTGGCGGTGCGTAATCTTCCTTCACCCCGGAGAAGGATTATTGTAGCAGTGCCAGTTCGGATCCAAAGGCGGTACTCGAAAACTTCCATTTGACCCATTAATCACACGAATTAATTGGATTTTACCGACCGAATTTGGCATGGTAGGTTGTTACTAACCTTTAAAGACTTTACGAGGCGCAGCGCGGGCCTCCTTTTTATATGCAGGGCGTTTTGTGTTAAATAGCTTGCGAACACGCCGCACCGGATTGCTCCCAGACGAGGGGATAGTCGCCCCCGTTCCCGTTTCCGAGCATGATGATCTTGCCCGTGACGTGTATGGCTTATTGGGAGTACCGATCGACGCGATCGATTTTCCGGTCTTGCTCAGGCGAATGGCCGAAGCAGCCGAGCGGGGCTGGCCTGCGCTGATCTCGACACCCAATGTGAATTTTCTCGTCAAGAGTCAGTGCAATGCAGCATTTCGCGAAAGCATTTTGGCCAGCGATCTCTGTCTGGTTGATGGAATGCCGCTAATCTGGATCGCCAAGTTCCTGCGGATCCCGATCAAAGAGAGAATCGCCGGCAGTGATTTGTTCGGTCGGCTTAAAGCAAGAAGAGACATGGGACCCCGGATTCGCGTTTTCCTGTTCGGAGGCCAGGATGATCTCGTTGCAAAAGTCGGCGACATACTCAATGCAACCAACAGCGGCATGCAATGTGTCGGGGCCCTCAATCCAGGATTCGGAACCATTGAGGAGATGAGTTCGCCTCAAATCATCGAGGCTATCAATGAAAGCGGGGCCGACCTGCTGGCCGTGTTTCTTGGTGCCGAGAAAGCCCAGGCTTGGCTCATGCACAATCACCGGAGCTTGCGCCCGCCCGTTCGAGCGCAATTTGGTGCCACTATCAATTTCGAGGCTGGAACGGTGAGGCGAGCGCCCCCGCTCCTGAGGAGTACCGGCTTTGAGTGGTTGTGGCGGATCAAGGAGGAACCTCACCTTTGGCGCCGCTACCTGAGTGACGGAACTACACTTCTTCGAATGCTGGTAACGTCGGTCCTGCCCACGATGATGCAGTTGCGTCGGGTGCCGCAAGATGCTCCCTTGTCGGTCCTTGTGGATGAGGAACCATCATGGGTCACCGTCAGGCTTACTGGCGCCGCCATCGAAGTGAACCTGGGGACGGCTCTTGCTCAGTTCCGGGCCGCTCTCAGCACGGGCAAAATTATCAGAATCGACCTCGCCCAAGTTGGAAGTATCGATGCTCGGTTCTTCGGTTTATTTTTAATGCTGCGAAAGACAGTGGCCCGGCGGGGTCAATCGCTGCAGTTCACCGGGATATCGCGAGCTGTGCGTCGTCTATTTAGGTTAAATCGATTCGAATATCTTTTGCCGGCTGATATATGATAGCCAGGCGTCTGCCGCAGAGACCGCGTCTGCACGTATCCGAGTTTGCCATGATCAACCTCTATCCCCGATTCCTACCCGGCGCCGCGATTTGCGTCGCTCTCATTGCACTGCTTGGCGGATGTGGATCGCCTGAACAGCAGGCCCAAAGCTATTACGAGCGGGGGATGGCGCTCATTCAGAAGAAGGATGACCTCGGCGCGCGCAAAGAACTGCTTGCTGCGGTCAAGTACAAGAGCGACAAGGTCGAGGTCTGGCGGGCGCTCGCCGGC encodes:
- a CDS encoding WecB/TagA/CpsF family glycosyltransferase, which codes for MAEAAERGWPALISTPNVNFLVKSQCNAAFRESILASDLCLVDGMPLIWIAKFLRIPIKERIAGSDLFGRLKARRDMGPRIRVFLFGGQDDLVAKVGDILNATNSGMQCVGALNPGFGTIEEMSSPQIIEAINESGADLLAVFLGAEKAQAWLMHNHRSLRPPVRAQFGATINFEAGTVRRAPPLLRSTGFEWLWRIKEEPHLWRRYLSDGTTLLRMLVTSVLPTMMQLRRVPQDAPLSVLVDEEPSWVTVRLTGAAIEVNLGTALAQFRAALSTGKIIRIDLAQVGSIDARFFGLFLMLRKTVARRGQSLQFTGISRAVRRLFRLNRFEYLLPADI
- a CDS encoding glycosyltransferase family 2 protein, translated to MQFGSERKKKVDVSPTRLVTLEFAPVPDVSVLVVNYNTQHLIDRMMASLAAGAGNLRLQIIVVDNNSKDESVALLSARYPEVELIRSEVNLGFGRANNLALTKARGRYVLLLNTDAFVGADALAQTVSFIEQHPRCGVLGVKLVGEDGSLQPCCRYFPTPWNSFLLRTGLQRLFPDTKMIDDLEWDHASTRACDWVPGCYYLIRREVIDQVGLFDPRFFMYSEEVDHCRRVRQAGWEVIFYPHVSVIHLGGESAKADGTPLDASQQISSLQIESELLYFRKHYGMAGVFTAFFLTFVADGLTAARHALKRSDLRRARLALAHAASTMRILVSTAWATRPTQ
- a CDS encoding glycosyltransferase, whose translation is MAIGRNEGERLKRCLLSVRQVQMVVYVDSGSSDGSVAWAREQGIEVVELDLSIGFTAARARNAGLQRLQELAPDLSFVQFVDGDCELAEGWLNEASDFLDKHPEVAAVFGRLRERNPEGSIYNWLCDREWDVPIGEVKHCGGNAMMQLAAVMRVGGYREDLIAGEEPELCVRLRRLGSSVWRIDKEMGFHDAAMTRFRQWWLRRVRSGYAFAQGSHLHGGAPERHWVWESRRAWIWAIWLPVACAIAVVVFGLQGLVLLAAYPLQFLRRAAQQQGSWRERSQLAFFELLGRLPEGIGQLRFLLDRLLRTGTAIIEYK